aacaacaaacattttttgcagtgtataaaAGTTgctttgtatatatttttaaaagtttattaaaacaatttataaaaGTTGCTTGTATAAAGCTGCTTTGTATGTGCCATTGAAATTGTCTGCCCATCATACTTTTAATCtgtttttactttatttctttGACACAAGAAATATTCAGGTGATAGATTTTATTTACCATCATctaattatgtattttaaatgcttTGTAATGTTGACTTCATAATGTTATTCATTGAAGTTACCTTTGCAAAATAAGCTTAATAACATATTTATCACGTACCATTTAGGGCTACAATCGAAATAAAAGCCGTGccaagaatattcatttttcctCAGAATACCTAACAGagagaaatgaaaaatgaaaaaataataatacttgaaataaacaattatCTGTAAAACTATAAACATTGTCAAATACACAATAATACCACTTGTGCTAAAAGATTCTTCACAGCAGTGACATTGAAGAagcatttcatttttggttcAATAAAGAACCCTTTACTCAAAAGTtgttttaagaatatttttcctacaaagaactttaaaggttcttcatggaTCCCGTCAGCCAtactgacatgacatgacattaaAGAGCCACTGCAGACTCATGGCCAATATTAGACATGACAGGTGTTGTCACATTTATACatgagaataaaaaaagaaaaacatctctACATTGAACGCTGTTTAACTTTACACGAAATCTCAAAATCATGCATCTGTATGCAATACAAAAAGGTTGCATTTGAAGACAAAACACAATAGCAGAGCTcagacattttctttttttttttattcttactgCAACAACTTTTCTgttctttaaaaatgtgtgatttgTTTGCTCTCAACATGAGAACCCTCAAACGTGAACTTACCGAATATCCGTTTATAATATTATCATTAGAAGAGCTGGTGTGATTTCATTCAGTCTTAGTTTCTACGAAGGACGGAGCTGCTGAAAGGAGAGAAAGTCCATCCGTGTATCTTTACATGCTTGTGCACGCagatgcaattttatgtttaggGTTCGAGGTGACACGGGTGTTAAAATATGACCTGATGCCCAAACATAACACGTGCAATATTACAACGACAGTACACAGCATTGAAAAATAACTTCAGTGTTATATCTGCGTGCCTTGTATTAGATGCTTTTTGCTCGTATCtacaagtgttttttattttttatgcagAGAATGTTGAAGGACTGGCTGGATGTGAAACTTTAGACGGGTCACTGCCACACGAGCACTGGAGTCATTTTCTCAATGAAGGAATCCTTGGTTTGAACCCTCACAAGTATTTACACTCCGCTGTTACACTATTACACACATCTTAGGCTTGTGAGCTGATAcactgtaatatatatatatatatatataaactaacagcaatctctgtttgaaacataaggTTGCAGGTTACCTTATGCACGTGTCATTTTTCACAAATTCAGACACACCAGCTCAAATTTAGTATCttaattttcttttaattttattaacttaattttctacaaaaaaagttatttaattttcaacactgactttttatatatttgtgtaatAACTAAATTCCagagttttatatttattgttttttttattttaattttagtttgtgttttaatCTTGCTAGCCtatataagattttttttgtagttgcatttaatttttatttattttcagttaataattttagtgcctcaaacTTGTTTCAGTTTATTGCCAAGTCAACCATTCTAACTTTCATTgaattttcaaaaaaaaatcgggccattatttgatttgatttcaggTTTTAATCGTTAGTTTTGGTGAACTATAAAAACCTTGCTGATTTTTGCTTATTTCTTTAACAAACCCATTACAGATTGACACAAAGCCAATGGGAACTTACGtttttgtcaaaataaaagattaaaaagttaaaagttaCATGAATGATACATACTTTCCCTCATAAACTAATGTCATTGATAAACTGTCAATAATTCAAGTAttgttagtaaaaaaatatatttacaaatacacaatttaaataaacagagCTTTACTAGTATATTTACTGTAGGACTTTTTAGTCAACTTTTCCAGACATTGCTACAATGGTGATATAGAAAATTCCTgttattttccatttaaaaagtTTGTTAATACCATGATATTTACAAAATTGTAACATGGTGGTAACATAATATTCTTTTAAGTACCTTGGTCTGCCATATTTTATATCTCGATAATCATTTAGTACCATTGTATTCTCATCTACTACTGAGTTCATATACTCATCAATCTGATGCCGACACGCAAGTTGCAAAGCAAAACATATTGCAAATATTCCATTTAATATTACAAATTCATTCAGATGTGATAAATATTCCCGATCAGAAGCATCACAGTTAGCTGCATTCGGCACGTACTTAAAACTGTTCATGATAAAACGAtcctttaaaatcttaaacgcATTACCATCTTTGAAAACcgacagaaacaaaaaaacctaaaaatgaCGCGAGGCAGTGCACATTAAAAGCTACAGGCTGTAAGTCAATAGTcacactacagtatatacatcaACTAGCACAGATATAAAGTCACTCGAGTCAGATGGTACAGTAAACCACAGCGTCACAGGCAGATTCATGTTGCAGAGGATATTAATAGACGTGGCCTGTCGTGGGCTCTTCACATGCTGTCACAGCGGGACGGGACGGATCTCAAGACCTCCAGCTGTATGAATGTCCTCTCACGTGCAGCTGTCTGAGGGCGGATCTGCCCAGCGTGGTGGGTGCGGCCAGCTGCTGAACTGTGCTCTGCTGTAGACCGCACCTGCCCAAGTCTTGCACCACATCGTCCTGCgaataatgtaataaatgcTTCATTAGCGTTCATGAATTACATTAATAGGTCTTTctatgcaagtcgctttggataaaagcgtctgctaaatgcgaATGTCTGTCGAACCACATACCAGTGTGTCCGGTTCAGATGTTTGGCAGATGGGGACATTGAGGACAGCAGTGGGCTCATGTGTGTACAGACCCACAGAGAATTCACCCTTCTGAGCGGGTTTCAGCAGCTGGGTCAGCGCGTGCAGCGTGTGAGGCATGATGGGTCCCGTCACCTCCAGACTGCACACGTCCTGATAGCCCGTTCGGATCCGAGTCTTCACGTTCACTGTACGGGCCTGCGGACACGTTTAAAACAGACGTTTGCGTTCATAATACTGCAACATTATGACCAAAAATCATTGTGTATTAATTACCATCCTTAAAATACACAGCACATGCATggcatttaatatattatttatgatacttaataaatattatgACAAATTGTATAATCGCATTATAAAACAGTAGTGAACTCAAGACAGATTAGACAAACTTTGAgaatatgaatgcaaaaaatTGAATTGCACTGGTTAAAGGGAACCAGACAGAtttcgccccccattgactcccatagtaggaaaaaatacttcatttttttgttctgttgaacacaaaagaagatattttgaagaatgtcggacagcaaacagttctggggcacttttgacgaccattgtcatttttcctcctatgggagtcaatggggggcaaaatctgtctggttacaagcattcttccaaatatctttctctgtgttcatcagaacaaagacatttatacagatttggaacaactcgaaggtgagtaaatgatgacagaattttcatttttgggtggagcaTCCCTTTAAGGAATCTAGTTGATCTATTCATATAAGATTGTATAATCAGCCTTACTTATGGATAAATGATGGGAAGGGAAGACAATATCTATGAGCTGTTTTTATAGCAGATACATTTACTTACATATTATTATATCatgtaaatatactgtagtaaacATAGCAAATGATGCAAATACATCAAGCAAATCAATAAACAACCACAGAACAAAACCAAAGAAATCTTTTCATGCTTCGATGAAAAAAACACACGCAAGTCCTCAAACCTTGAGCGTGTGCAGCGAGGCTCCTCTGAAGGCTGTAGGGGCCAGAAGTGTTGGAGGAAGTCCCGCCTGAGATCCGGCTCCAGCGACCAGACTCTTACAGTTAAAGAGGAAGTTCAGCAGAGTGAACGTGTTCGAACCCTCGACCAGCACCACCGACTCCGGTCTGTGATCTAACCGAACCTCTCTGTGTTCCTTACGACTGATACACGATTTAAGGAAGAACATCATTCATATCTAGTCTTATTATACcattttaaaacaagaaaatagtAACCCAGTGTCAGTTTTAATCCGAGACAGCCCAGAGCCGAACAAAAAGGATACAGTTTAATAGAAATAGCATCAGGTTTCTTAATCTTGTCCTGGACGCCCATCTCCTGCAACCACGAAaacccatcatcatcatcctcgtCGTCATCATCAACCTCATTTTCACTGTGTTCACTCTTCCTGTAGAAACATACGGCATGATGATTATTTCCAGCAGTGTGGACATTTTATAAGCTGCTGTTGTGTTTCTGTACTCACACATCTTCACCGCTCTTGGCCGGATCTTCTCCGTCAGCCTGCCGAGAGCTCTCGACCTCAGATGCGTCTCTGCTCTTCTTCTTGTCTTCCAGCAGCGGGAGCGTGAACTCTATTCCTAATCACAAGACACACACCGAGTTAAACCTGTTGGACGTTTCATCAAATGGTGACAGTCTGAAGCAGTGCGGCGATTCGTACCCTCAGCTTTCATGGCCTCACGCAGCCCTCTGGTGGTTGGAGTGAGCAGTGCGCTGATGCTTTTCGCACCATTCAGACCAGCAGCTCTGAAGAGAACAGTGAACTGATGCGAGCACAGGTAAAAGTACGGACACAGTCTGGCCTTCAGCAAACTGTACAGAGACGTCAGACTCACAGACCTACAGAACACACAACGCAATAACACATTATCAAGACTTCCGCATGCAGTGCTCAACATAAACCTGATGCGAATCTGATGAATCTGTGAGGAGCAGGATGGCTGATATAATGCTGATATACACaatattttaagtattttaatgattttcttGCTAAAAGTAAACATGgatttcacaaaatatttacacaaaattaacgcatttttaaatggaactggcagcagactgacagttgaaggggaggagttaacggatgctccgcccaagccgtctaacacacATCACGCATTTAAGATGGATTGTCATttcaggaaggaagtgcattttcatattttaactaaagattttgggggcacacaaattttaaaaagagaatggcccacgttgataaactatttacaataaacgctgcggttgcaagctgtttttatacatccaatcaaatcgcagaaaaGACGAGATTTTCTCATAAGAAATttcatttcactcggaaatgcgtcaaaatacggaagtaaaaacaatcgcaacttccggttcacagggccATTAAGTGATGTCAGAAAAAAGGCCAAACCTCACCATGGTAATTTTAACATAACTATTTTCTCAACATGGGCATTGGTTGTTTTTGCACAACTTACAATTTTGTTTCAATTATTAAATCATCTTGTTAATCAGATATAGCTGTGAAATTAGGACTGGCTGACATAATACTATACAGCTGCTGAAAAAATAAGAGGCCGTTCGAAATTTTCATTTAAGCATAATTTCTAGATGTAtcgtggccatttcagtccggTGTCTGTCTGTTGAGtgtcaactaaatcaaacctcaggagtgacataaagtcatccaacagcaatgtgaaagactgaaagcatgacaagacacatgaaaactgtgatacaaatccaggttatcacatacaattattattagaaatataagtgttgtgttgcttaaaagagaatatgaaattgttttctttgcagtattttcaCCGGTTTCTACTGCACTTTCTGCAAATAaacgcaaatagaaacaatatttgtatttgaaatttgggagaaatatttttagtagctcaaaaatgatcgttttacctaaaataataaattcagaaaaactgaaaataattccAAATGGTCTCTCAATTTTTCCCACGGTTGTATATTGCTTCCTGCAAAGTAATTTACATAAATTATGTTATAAGTCATAACGTCCCGGTTGTAAAACATTTGTCTATATTTTTATTACTCAAACATTGAAGTTTTAATGATGGAAGCACaaatttctcatcacattgatCCAGCATCACAAACTGAAATCTCTCACCAGTCGCTCATCAGACTCTGCTGCAGGTTGTCGTCTTGCGCCCACGGTGTGATCTTGCCCGAGAATTTGCGCTCGGCACCGATCcgtgggaagagagagagccaGGAGAAAGAGGGATGCTGCCAGTACTGCAGACACTGCTGAAAACCACAGCGCAGCTCCGCACAGCCCCGGGGCTCCTGCAACACATCACATGTGACTTACAGAGTACAGAAATATAAATGCCAGCAGAAttaaacatcaaatattttatttacactcATATTTGGGgctttgagaaatgttttcGACATAAAGGGTTCAATGAAACCTTCAATGTTGTCAATTCTattacacattttatgtccaacTTTCGATTGATTATTGTATAAACTCTTCTGTATGGTGTTCTTACTTGTATGTTAGCGGGTAAGCTGGCATACGCAGCCCTGCAGTGAGCGGTCAGGCCCTGCGCCTCCTCCTGAGCCTTCAGTTGCTCCGCCCAGCTGAACAACTGAGGAGAGGTGAACAGCAGACGGGTTTTCAAGGACCAATCGGCCGGGAACTCCAGGCACGGATCAGACACACCTGCGTCACAAACCGCACCGCCGTCTGGATTCTAAAGACAACCAGCAGTCAGTGAAGATCACGAATCCGCAGAAAAACCACAGAAAACATCAGACTATCTCCATCACGCACCTTTAATACTGGATCGGACCTGACGGGTTCAAACAGATCCTCTTCAAACAAAGACTCGTCTCCAGAGATAGACGCCGCCGGCTTCTGCAGCtgataaaacaacacaatgacaaaatgAGTGGGCTGTCACACGATTAATCGTGACTAATCGTTTgcaaaataaacgtttttgtttacataaaatatgtgtgtgtactgtatataataattatgaatatataaatacatgcacatacatgtatatatttaagaaatatttacacatgtatatacattcttatatttatatataatttatattgtatataaacataaatatttaatatacacatatatattttttcttaaactacatggatgtgtgtgtatttataatatatacataattattatatatacagtacacacatattttatgtaaacaaaacttttattttgtaaacgattagtcgcgattaatgTGTGACAGcccaaaatatatattatataatggaCTTGCCcattacataataataaatgatatacTACACATTAGCCTATTCTATCAtatattataatgcatttacataaagatacattttaatacatttgcacATCATACTAATATATCATTCATTATGAAATATCacatatttaatacaactaCACACGTGAACATGTATATTATGATGCACTTGCATATATGATCATATAGACTATTATAAACTTACACATAATATTATCATGTTATTATGTACTTACACCTTTGATTATtacaaattatgttttaatgCACTTTCAGTGGAGACCCTTATCTCAATGGCTTTGTACTGGACACAGACCATTAAAATAAACTTACCATGGTATTaccttgtttttattacctttgatTGCTGTACCACAGCATATGTAACGTTACTACAGTAACTTTTTCGACTTTAcctgatgttgttgttgtaaaagCTCTTCTCTCAATGAAGTTCCCGCATTTACTCGTTCATGTAGTAATTTCCCATCCAGACCCGCAGCTGCCGTGGTTTTAACGTCCGGAGCGCCGATACCGCAGACGGTGTGTGATAAAGCTCTTTTCTTCGGGCTGTTGTACGTGTTTTCGTTGTACGTGTTTTCAATGTTCGCGAACGGGTTTCTGCGCTTTACGCCCGCGCCGCCCGCCCGGCACTGCGCGCTCAGCAGCGGCCCCGGTGAGAACGGACGGACCCCGTCCACCGACACCACCGGACTCGACACTTTACCGCCGAACGTTTCGCTCCGCGCGCGTTTCTTTCTCATCCGCAGAACATCGGACGGCTTCTTAAAGCTGGGAGAATAGCAACCCGCGTCCGACATGTCTGATCTCTCGTCTCGAGTTTACCGTGAATGTGATGTGAGGCGGGAAGAACAGCTGCTTGTTTTGTTTCTAAACGCGACGCTCTGAATTTCGCGCTAAGCGCGATGACGTCGTAAGGTTGCGTGAGACGCAAGCACGCATGAACGGGGCACCCGACAAATGTAAAGTCCCAACTGTGATCATTCTTGgattatattttttttaccaaaaccAGGTAAAGATAAAAGTTTGTTAGATAATCAACGCCCCATTACACTCCTCAATACAGATGATAAATTACTCACTAAGGCATTAGCTTCTAGATTAAAATTGGGAATAGTCCAAATCATTAGTAATAGTGATTCACAATCGGGGTTTTTTAAAGATAGGTCAATTCATTCATAACAATATCAGATTAGTTTTAGATAGGATTGAGTGTAATCATATTATGAATGATGATGGGTTCATTCTATTTCGGGATTTTTTTAAGGCATTTGACATAGTAGAACacacttttattttgcaaacaCTTAAATACTTTGGTTTTGgtccaaaatgtataaatgttaaTAGTATGTTATACAGAGATATTAATAGTTCAGTTGCTCTTTCTCAAGGCACTTTAGATCATTTTGGCAATATTTTGAGTCACAATAATTTTTGAGataaacataatttacattGCTCTTTAACTACTTATAGTAAAATTATTAAGAAAATTCCCATTCAAATGattagtttaataaaataacatttaaaatattctaAAATATGTGATCTAATGATTGAAAATTTGGAATttgcagaaagaaaaaaatgttacgAAAGTGTTTGACTTCCCAAGTCCTGTAAAGAGAAATTATGTGTTtatgcattttgaaaaaaaaaacattagacaGATTAGGtgtaattttctttattttcctgTTACCCCTAAATGTAAAGAGGTTCACTTAAAATTTGGAATCATATATCCTGCAAGAGAATTCTTAAGATTCAAATTTAAGGTCGGAGACTCTAATGTTTGTCAAATATGTAAAGTTGATGTTGAAACGGtggaacatttatttttcaatgtaATTTGTTTCTGGATTGATGCATTTGAATAGATGCAACAGAAAATACCTGCaagattaaagggatatttcacaggcaaaacaaaatttccccatgttttactcacacacAAGGCATCCTGattgaatatgactttcttcttgaggaataatgcagtcagagttataataccacgtatcgtttttcttccaagcgggtGAATAGggaattttttgaagctccaaaaagcgcatccatcgatcaaagaacaaCTCGACGCAGCTCTGTCTACACTTGTATCAATTAATTTAACGTTTGACTTATTGTTGTTAAATCCAAGTATATCGCGAATTAAGTCAGAACAGATATAAAGACAGATTATTACAAGGAAGTGAGGAAAAAGTGCATCCCTGCGTTCAGAGCAATGGAAACATGAACACAATTGCACAAATAATGAGGAACAGACTCTGTTATTTATACAGCTGCACACAAAGGCCTACATCTGGGAGATGTCTATATGTCTGCATTGCCATCTGcaagatgtattttttattgtttactcTTTTGCAATACGTCTCGTATAGACGTTTCTTGTCCATTGTCatgtagacatctagaagatatctgtaaaatgtttatgatttagaatgtgtATAAAACTGCTTTTTCTAAGAGGTTAattggatgtttttacacagcagatgttttccagatctccagatctttagcagacattttaCAGACGTATGCAAAACACTGTCATCTGTAATTTGCAATTAAAAGGACGGGCATTGATAAGATTAAATGTCCCTTTATTGTTCTGTATGTCAAACCAGATAAAAGTGAGTCTGTCATACATGTTACACCCTCTTTAAAAAAGGGTGAAATACTCTAAGAATAATGATAAATATTGCTGCAAGCAGCGATTATTAATCGCTTTATTAATTAATTGTGAATGCTGAATTGCGACGGGTGAGAttggaaatgtaattgtaatattgctgtaaaattataatatattatacgtaatctgtgctttaatgcccACGTGACGCTCATCAAAAACGCACACATGCGCAGACAACCCCCGAAGCTTAGTAACATTTCCTTAAATGAACTAACCCTGGAACATAACCTGAGCAGGTCCGACCGAGTCCGACAGTCGAGCCCTTGAATTCAGCCAAGTACACCTGGCTGCAGAAACGCGCGTGTGTCCGCGACTCCGTGCGCGCGCACGCGCGCGCTGCGCTGTCTCGCGACATGTGGCGTCACAAGAGTGCGATTGTTTCTCTTTGGATGTCAGTTCAACCAGTCAGTCCACTGTACTGCGATAACCAGGTAAGAGTTGTACTCGCTTTCTCTTTACTAGTGCTCATAGAATGACATGCACACCATGTTTCTAAACGTCATAGCTTACAGTAGATGTGGATAGATGGTTTTATCGTTAAATTTAACAAGTAACCTCATGGACATGCTGATTAACGTTAGCTTCCTTATATTTTcagtatatattaataatacagCGACTCACAGTCATGTTGTCGTTTGTATTGATGTATTTATTCGCCTGATGATTATTGAATATTAACAGCTGGTTGTTCAAGagttaaataaacattctgtttctCTGTCCTGGGTATATCCTACTTTTACACACAATGGAAATAActtatcatatttttataaatatttaaatcaagTAGTATTACATTCTGTTTTTACCCTTTTTCGTGAAATctgttaaatcattttttgttaaacttttttaatgcaaTTGATTCTTTTTCAGAAGCAGCAGATGTTCTGTATgtcaaccctgttgaaaaaaacagcatatgctgggttaggtatgttttgatgctggtttgaccagctatggaccagcacgtgaccagcttaaaccagcatcaaaacataacaaaccagtatatgctggttttttcaacagggaaatcacatttttaatataaatcgCAGGAGAACCGTTGCTTTACTCAGTTACTATACGTCACATATCATTAGCATTCATACACATCAGCTAATACTATCCAGATCTATTTAACAGTGTCAAACAAATCTTTATCATATTTACAGTCATTTTCCTTTAAAtgtcaatgtgtgtttgttgcTGCAGGATGTAGGTGTGACGGAGCAGGTAAACGCGTCATGTGGTGACACACCTGTTTGAGCTCATTCTGTCATATCTGCTGGTTAAGGAGTGCCACGCTGTAAGATTCACAACAACTCGGCGTTCATATATTTggtaagtacatttttaaatactgtattatttaCTGTGCAAACGTTTGGTGAAACTTGTAAAAAATGCAGTGAAGTCAGAATGTTTTCAAAATAATGCCAAGAATAGttttataaattaataacatGAATTGTTTATTGAATGTCATTCAGTGTCAACTCAACCAAAGGTCCTCAGGAAAAAAATTGAAGTATCAAAAAAGTATTCAGTGACCCACACTTGCTTGTCAAGCATGGAAAACGGGTACAGTGGAGATTCCCATATCTCTGGGATTGTACCATAAAGGGCCTTATTATTGTAGATTCCAAAAGACAAGTTATCTTTAATACTTCTTGAGTAACAGGCATGCAAACTTTGGGAAAAGAtgcgttttcttttttttggacTGTCATTCTATATACTATTTAAAATAGATAGATCTTGCCATAATTCATGTCCAAAATCAAAGACATGTTACCAGACCGGTTTCCAAAATGCACTGATTTATCGGTTGAGTCTTTTCAGCTAAATCTACAGAGGGCCAGATGCGAGGTCTGTGTGCGCTGCTGTGCTTCGGCCTGGTGGGGGCGCTCCCGTTAAAGCAAAAGTTGGCTGAGCAAGGCCCGCCAGCAACCAAGATCCATGGACACCAGTGGGTGACGGAGAACTGCCGCCGGCTCTCCAACCTCCTGAAGCAAAAGAGCTCAGCCATACGGAAACTAGGTTCGGCCGCGGCGATGGTGGAGCGGGACAAGACGCTGTCGCAAGGAGAGAAGCTGTTCCGTGTGCACACGCTGGAGATCTTTCAGAGGGAGCTGAACGAGAGCGAGCACTCGCTCTTCCAGGCCGTGGACGGGCTCCAGAGAGTGTTGAAGGGAAACTTCAGAGACGTGGTCAACATGAAGGAGAGCAGCAGGCAGAGACTGGACGCCCTCAGAGAAGCCGCCATCAAAGTAtgatgtcatcggtacttttaGTCCGTTTTTACAAGGAGTACACTTGCTTATATTCGAGCAGTAAGCTAAAAGATGTTGCGTActagaaaacacaaaactcGCATTTTCTTTCATGCCTAATGTGATGTGATCGTTGGACATGGTCTGTGCAGGAAGAGCAGGAGTACATGGAGTTGGTGGCAGCTGAGAAACACCAGCAGGAGGTGCTGAGGGAGGCGCGGGACATTAATAAAACCCTCTCTATGTTGGATGAGATCCTGGAGGACGTTCGGAAGGCTGCGGACCGACTGGAGGAGGAGATCGAAGATCACGCCTTCGACAACAACAAACAGGTGACTGCTTTCAGACAAATGAAAAGACACATTTTGATTCTCTGTGAAAGCCTGATTTGGTAACATGTGTGACTGCTCTGTTTGTGGTCAGATGAAGGGGGTGAACGTGGAGGCCGTTCTGAGAGTGGAGGAGGATGAAGACGACAGTAAGAGGAAGAACGCGTCCAGACAGATGCACAAGGGCAATCTGGGGCTCAGCATG
This sequence is a window from Triplophysa rosa linkage group LG4, Trosa_1v2, whole genome shotgun sequence. Protein-coding genes within it:
- the LOC130553347 gene encoding protein downstream neighbor of son homolog — protein: MSDAGCYSPSFKKPSDVLRMRKKRARSETFGGKVSSPVVSVDGVRPFSPGPLLSAQCRAGGAGVKRRNPFANIENTYNENTYNSPKKRALSHTVCGIGAPDVKTTAAAGLDGKLLHERVNAGTSLREELLQQQHQLQKPAASISGDESLFEEDLFEPVRSDPVLKNPDGGAVCDAGVSDPCLEFPADWSLKTRLLFTSPQLFSWAEQLKAQEEAQGLTAHCRAAYASLPANIQEPRGCAELRCGFQQCLQYWQHPSFSWLSLFPRIGAERKFSGKITPWAQDDNLQQSLMSDWSVSLTSLYSLLKARLCPYFYLCSHQFTVLFRAAGLNGAKSISALLTPTTRGLREAMKAEGIEFTLPLLEDKKKSRDASEVESSRQADGEDPAKSGEDVKSEHSENEVDDDDEDDDDGFSWLQEMGVQDKIKKPDAISIKLRKEHREVRLDHRPESVVLVEGSNTFTLLNFLFNCKSLVAGAGSQAGLPPTLLAPTAFRGASLHTLKARTVNVKTRIRTGYQDVCSLEVTGPIMPHTLHALTQLLKPAQKGEFSVGLYTHEPTAVLNVPICQTSEPDTLDDVVQDLGRCGLQQSTVQQLAAPTTLGRSALRQLHVRGHSYSWRS